GAGTTGCGGAATTCACCCGAATAGCTCATGGATATTTTTTCGTACCACCTCTCGGCGCCTACCGCCTTTTTGCGCTTGAAGGGGTAGATGCGGTTCATGGTGATGGAGATGTTGGGCAACGTCGCGGAGACGGTGGAGTCGCGCGAGACCTGATTGATATTCATCGATGCCGATAAACTCCAGGGCGAATCGGGGAAGCGCTGCGTGATGTTTACACTCGAACTTTTGGTGTTGTTGGATGCCTCGCGGGAGTAGAGCCGGGATAAGTCGTTCAGGTTGGCACGGCTTGTTGAGAAGTTCACACTGGCGGAAAACGTCCGGTACATGTTGGCTTTCGGGTCTTGCGAGTGGGTCCAGTTAATCCTGAAATCTTTGGAGACCGAATAGGCACCGGGAATATTCAGGTCTTTTAATCCCTTATCTCCGATGACGGTATTCAGGTAGCTTCCGTTTACACTACCGGAAAACTTGTACCTCTTGCGGTAATTAGACCGTGCACTAAGCCCCCAGGTCCCTTTGGTATATATCTCGCCGGTCAGCGCTAAATCAACATAATCGTTAATGGCAAAGTAATATCCGCCGTTCTGAAGATAAAATCCGCGTTCCATCTCATCACCATACGATGGCATAATTATTCCCGAAGAATAGGTTTCGGTGAAAGGGAAAAAAGCAAAGGGCAGGACAATAGGGAAAAGCGGGACATCGGCAACCACCAGCCAGGCCGGGCCTGTGACAACATCTTTTTCGGGACGTACCTTGGCTTTCGACAAGTTCAGGTAAAAATGCGGATGATCGTGCAGGTCGCAGGTGGTGTATTTGGCATTCACCATATAGAAGGAATTGTCGGCATTCTTTTTCGCCGTGTTGGCGACGATGTTCCCTTCTCCCTGTTGCGTTATAACGTTGGATATAAATGCCTTGCCAGTGTCGAAATTGTAGCGGACCTTTTTCATTTCGTATTCGGTACCTCCCTGCGTAAATACGGGAAACCCGAACTCCTTTCCGACTGAATCGAGCCCGAAGGTGGATGAGATGAGATTGCTATCCAGGTTCATGGTGATCTGTTCCCCCTTGATGCCCAGGTCGCCGTATTTTACATCGGCGTCACCGTAAAGGTAACCCAAATTGCCTTTGGTGAAAACCATGGAATCCTGGGCTGTATAGAATACCGGGGCCGTGAGCTTCTCTTTTGTCGATAGTGAGTCTGCAGTAACTGAGTCTGTGGGCTGTTGACGCAATGAATCACTGCTCAGCGTTCTTGTTTGGGAAAAAGAAAGTTGAGGAAGAAGCGTGGTTACGGTTAGAAAATATAAAACGGTTATGAGTTGTTTCATCAACGAAAAGCCCCAATCTGATTCTAAGCGCAAAACTAATCAATTTAGGTTTAATAGCGTTAAAAAATATCCAAAATAAAACTTAAGACAAGTTTATTAACGCTTTTTTAAACGCAGCGAAATTCCGGGGGAGCGGATACGATTGTTTTTTTTGTTTCATGAATGCCCCTAATCCTTTGGGAATTTCAATTTCCTTTGCGATACAACTCTCCACGGTTTCCTTAAATTTGGCAGGGTGTGCAGTGGCGAGGAAAATACCTGCCTCACTGGCTTTCCGGCCTTTCTTCAGGGCCAGGTAAGCACAGGCGCCGTGTGGGTCAAGGAGATAGTTTGATCCTTTGTATACCCCTTTGATAGCCGATTGTATCTCTTCGTCGGAAAACCGGTATCCGGAAATATCTTTTGAAATGGCTTCGTGAGAGTGTCCGTAAAGGTTGAGGATGCGCTCGAAGTTGCTGGGTGAACCTACGTCCATGGCGTTGGCTATGGTTTGTACAGAGGGCCGGGGAGTATATTTCCCCGACTGTAGGTATTCCCGAAATACATCGTTGCGGTTGTTAGCAGCAATAAACCGTTTTACCGGTAATCCCATCCGTTTGGCGAAAAGCCCCGCGGTAAGGTTGCCCAGGTTCCCGCTGGGCACAGACAGGATCACATCCGTAGAAATCCCTTGCCTGGCCAGTTGTGCATAAGCGTAAAAATAATAAAACGACTGAGGCAGGAAGCGCGCCACATTGATGGAGTTGGCTGAGGTGAGATTCATCTGCAGGTTTAGTTCTTCATCCATAAACGCCGATTTCACCAGGGCCTGGCAATCGTCGAACGTCCCGTCAATTTCGAGTGCAACAATATTTTTTCCCAAGGTAGTGAACTGAGCTTCCTGAATATCGCTTACCTTTCCCGATGGGTACAAAACGAAAACGCGGATGCCCTTTACTCCCAAAAATCCGTTGGCAACCGCGCTTCCCGTGTCGCCCGAAGTGGCGACCAGTACTTTTACCTCTTCCTGCCTCTGTTCCTGCACGAAATAGGATAACATCCGTGCCATGAACCGGGCCCCCACATCCTTGAAGGCAAAGGTTGGCCCGTGAAAAAGCTCCAGCGCATAAATTCCGTCTTCCACCTTTACAAGAGGAATGTCAAAATTGAGCGTGTCGGCAACGATCTCATCCAGTTTTGTTTGTGGGATATCTTCCCCAAAGAAAGCCCGGGCTACCGTTCTAGCGATGGTTATCAATCCAAAACGGCCGATTTCATCGAAAAAAACCTCCGGAAGATGGGGGATACTTTCGGGCATATAAAGCCCCTTGTCGGGAGCAAGTCCTTTTACCACGGCTTCCCGGAGCGATACAACGGGTGCGGACTGGTTGGTGCTGTAATAGTTCATGTTCTACAAAATCAGATTCTTCATAAATTCATCCCCGCGAAGAAGGCCAAAAACACCTTTTTTCGCAGCAAACTCATCGTATGTTTTTACGCTGTCGGGTTCAATTCCTTTGTGATAGACAACAAAAGGAACGGCATCACGGGTGTGTGTGCGGATAGCACAGGGAGTGGGATGGTCGGGCAAGACGGCAATAGTGACGGGTTCGTCCCACGTTGAGGTTTCTTCGAAAATGGGTTTTACGATGCGCGAATCGAGGTATTCGATGGTTCTCACTTTCAAATCCACATCCCCTTCGTGTCCGGCTTCGTCGCTGGCTTCAATATGCAGGAAAACAAAATCGTTCTCTTTCAGTGCATCCAGGGCGGCACGGGCCTTCCCTTCGTAGTTGGTGTCGTACAACCCGGTGGCACCTTCCACCTGGATAACCTCCAATCCTGCATATACACCGATCCCCCTGATGAGGTCAACGGCCGAGATTACCGCTCCTTTTTGAATAGGATATTTCTTGTTCAGCGGCTGCATGCCGGGGCGATACCCGGGCGACCACAGCCAGATGCTGTTGGCCGGATCTTTTCCCAGGGCAATCCTCTTTTGATTTACGGGATGAGCCGGCAGTATTTCTTGCGAGGCAAGGATCAGTCTGTTCAGTTCGTCAGCAGTGCTTTGGGCGGGCTCTTCGGCCGGTTTGATCAGCAAGGGGTAAAAAGGCTTGTCGGGAACATCGTGGGGCGGGGTACAAACGATGTTTTTGTTTCCACCTTTTATTTTTAATAAATGGCGGTACGAAACACCGGGATAAAAGCGAAACCGGTCATTCCCGAGCCTGTCGTCCAGAAAATGAATCAGTTCGGCAGCTTCTGCTGTGGGAATGTGTCCGGCAGAGTGATTCTTCAGCACATCGTTGTCGATAGTCACTAAATTACACCGCATCGCCATTTCGTCCGGCAGAATATCTACACCCATGCTGGCGGCTTCCAACACACCCCGGCCTTCGTACACCCGGGGAACATCGTATCCCAACACGGAAAGATTAGCAATTTCGCTTCCCGGAGACATGCCTTCGGGAATGGTGTCGAGCATGCCGCTGCGTCCTTTTTGTGCCAGCCTATCCATATACGGTGTTTTGGCTGCCTGTAGGGGCGTCCTGTTGCCGAGTTTTGCAACGGGTTCGTCTGCCATGCCGTCTCCGAGGATGATGATGTATTTCATTTTTCTTTCTTTATCGTATGTTCGCAATAGAAATAATGTCGGAAAAAACGCCAGCAGCGGTAACGCTTGCCCCTGCACCATAGCCTTTGATGACCATCGGATACTCATTGTAGCGTTCGGTGGTGATCATAATGATGTTGTTGCTACCTTCCAGGTCGTAGAAAGGGTGTCCCTTTTCCACCTCGTGTAAGCCGACTTCGCACAGGCCGTTGTCGTACGTAGCAATAAAGCGGAGCTTTTTCCCTTCTTTATCGAGTTTTTTTCTCCGGTTTTCAAAAGCTTCATCCATTTCGGGGATGGTTGACCAGAACTCATCAAGGGTGCTTTCGAAATACTTTTGCGGGATGAACAGGTGCTTTTGCACATTTTCCTGTTCCACTTGAGCGCCGGCTTCCCGGGAAAGGATTACCAATTTGCGGGTAACATCCAATCCGCTCAGGTCGATACGGGGGTCGGGCTCGGCAAACTGAGCGTCCACCGCCATTTTTATGGCTTTGCTAAAAGGAACATCCTCGCTCAGGGTATTGAAAATAAAGTTCAGTGTCCCCGATAGTACTGCTTGGAGCTTGACGATTTTATCTCCCGAGTTGGTGAGGGAGTTCATCGTGTTGATAATGGGCAATCCCGCCCCTACATTGGTTTCGAAAAGAAATTTTGTTCCGGTTTTTCGGGCGGTCTCCTTCAGGTGATGGTAATTCTTGTAGTCGGACGAGGCTGCAATTTTGTTTGCCGTCACCACTGATATATTTCTGGATATCAGACTTTCATACAATTCTGAAATGGCCTGGCTGGCAGTACAATCCACAAAGACGGAATTGAAGATATTCATTTTGAGTATTTCATCCCGGATCAGTTGAGGTGAACTTTTGACGCCCCTGGACATCAGGTTTTCGAAGTAATTCTCGAGGGAAATCCCGTCGCGCGAGAACAAGGCTTTTCGTCCGTTGGCAATTCCTACAATGTTTATTTTCAGCTTGTTCTGTTCCTCTAAAATGTGCTTTTGCTGCTTAATCTGTGCCAGCAGTTTGCTCCCGACCGTTCCGGTTCCGATAACGAAAAGGTTTAATTCCTGGTAAGGCGACAAGAAGAACGAATCGTGGATGATGTTGAGTGCTTTTTTCAGGTTGGTTTTGGCGATCACGCAGGAAATATTGGTTTCCGATGCACCCTGAGCTAGCGCGACAACGCTGATACCACCCCTTCCCAACGTTCCGAAAAATTTGCCGGCAACCCCCGGCACGTGTTTCATGTTTTGTCCCACTACGGCAATGGTTGCCAGGTCGTATTCGACAATAATCTCGTTGATGCTTCCCCTCTCTATCTCTTTCGCAAATTCTTTGCTGAGTACTTTTTGGGAAAGCGGGGCATCTTGGGTGCGGACTCCGATGGATGTGCTGTTTTCGGAGGATGCTTGGGAGACCAGAAAAACGCTGATGCCGTTATCCGCCAATGCCGTGAATATCCGTTTGTTTACGCCGATAACTCCTACCATGCCGAGTCCCTGTATGGTAATCAGGGCGGTATCGTTGATCGACGAGATGCCTTTGATTATTTTTCCGTTAGGGGTCGGCTTTATATTGCGGATAAGTGTGCCCTCCGAAGCAGGTTTGAAAGTATTCTTTACGCGGATAGGTATGCTTTTGTGGTAGACGGGGAAGATGGTTGGGGGATAGATCACTTTTGCCCCGAAGTTGGAAAGCTCAATGGCCTCCGTAAACGAGAGTTCTTCAATGACGTAAGCCGAGTTGATGATTTTGGGGTCGGCCGTCATGAAGCCATCCACATCCGTCCATATTTCCAGCACAGAAGCGTTAAGTGCAGCAGCGATAATGGCGGCGGTATAGTCCGATCCACCCCGGCCCAGGTTAGTGATATCGTCCGCCTCCTTGCTCGACGAGATAAATCCAGGAACTATAGCCACTTTGGGAAGCGGGTCACTTAAAAATGCCTGCTTGATCAGTTCGTTGGAATACGCGATGTCGGGGATGTGATGGCTGAATTGTTTTGTGGTCTTGATAAACTGAGTGGAATCATAAACTCTAGCCCCGTCGATTATTTTGCTTACGATTAGCGAGGAGAAACGTTCGCCGTAGCTGACGATCTTGTCCGATGTCTTCTGCGACAGGTCTCCGATCAGGTAAACACCCCGCAATATGTTGCGCAGGTCTTCGAACATCGGGTCGATTTTCTGCCTCAGTTCCTTTTGATCGACAGCGGAAACTACCATTTCCCTGATCATCTCCTCGTGTCGGAAGATGATTTCTTCCAATATCGATTGGTAACCCGGGTTTGCATTTAACGCAAAATCTGCTGCCAGTAGAAGACGGTCGGTCACGCCTCCAAGAGCGGAGACCACAACAATCACAGGCTCTTTTTCAGCTTCTATGATGTTTTTAACCAAAAGCATACTTTCGGGAGTCCCTGCGGATGTCCCTCCAAATTTCATAACTTTCATGTGTATGAATATATTTTTACCGTTGTGAACGGTTTTTTTAATGAAACAAAAAAAAGTAGGATGGCATGTGGCAAACCGGTTGATTTGCATGTGGCAAACAGCGTTGCCGTGTGGATGTAAAATATTATATAACCCCCCAGGGGGTCATAGTCATAGTGAAGGGAGTCGTGTATGTTGAATGTGAAAAAATCATCGCAACGTCTAAATATATTGCAAAGATAAAGGAATAATTTAAGAAAATGATAAAAATGCTGAAAAAATGGAGGTTAAACAATAAAAATAAAACCGGCTACCAGGAAGACCAGGAAAATCAGAAAAGTAATCGTTTTTTACGGATAGAGATGTAAGCTGTTATATAAGTTGTTACTATTCAATTTCAAGTATAAGCTTGTCGTTCAGTAATTTTTCTTTTAACAGTGTGTAATCAATATCCTGTACCGCCTTCCTTTGGTCTATTGCTTGGCATGCAGCCGTTGCTGCGGATTGCCCCAGTACCATAAATACGGGTTCCATACGAATAGACCCAAACGCAATATGGGTTGCGCTTAAGCACACGGGCACCAGCAGGTTTTCGCATTCATCTTTTTTAGGAACGATTGATCGATAGCTTATCGGATAAGGATTAGGGACATGCGCTTCCACGTTCCCTTCGTTCTGCACAAAACCGTTGGCATCGACATGTCGTTTTACGTGGTGCGAATCCATACCGTAAGCTCCCATACCCACAGGATCTTCAACGACCTCTATTCGTTCGCAATTTTTCTGCGTCATAACATATTCGCTTTTCATGCGGCGGGCCTCCCGGATATAAAGCTGTTCTTGCCAGCCGTTGCTTCCCTTTTCATATTCATCCTTACAGGTACCCCACTTTGATACTGCGTCTCTTACTTTTTGAGGAATCCGGGGATGATAAGCCAATGTCCACATTAGACCTTGCTGATAGTCGCGATGAGCCTGAACGATTTTTTCCCTCTCTTCATAACTTGCTTCGGGATAATCATAATTCTGTCCAATAAAATCGGTTGAAAATCCTTTTTGATTGTTTGTGTCCGTCTTCCTGTTGGGCATGGGCGAATTTATCCAGGGAACCAGTTTGTCGCCGTAAGTATACATTTCTTCAATCGGGCCGGTTGCTGCTTCGTAATTTCTGAAAAGGAGTTCGTAGTTTATCTCCTTGTAGTTATCCGGTTTTTTGAAAGGAATCCTGTTCTCTGGGTGATCCGTTAGCGTCATCCGAAAACAGTATGCCTGGATGCCTTTGTCTCCTTGCCCATCGATCCCCGGTTTTCCTCCTTCAACGATGTAGGGTAACAAACCACTGCTTGGGTCGCCTTTAACCACGTAAGGATCTACTGCATCGATAAAATTATGGTTATGGGCGTTTCTGGAAAGCGTCCATTTTAAAGTCCTGTTTATTCTGTTTGCCTGAATACCGTTCAACGTTTC
This portion of the Petrimonas sulfuriphila genome encodes:
- the thrC gene encoding threonine synthase, with the protein product MNYYSTNQSAPVVSLREAVVKGLAPDKGLYMPESIPHLPEVFFDEIGRFGLITIARTVARAFFGEDIPQTKLDEIVADTLNFDIPLVKVEDGIYALELFHGPTFAFKDVGARFMARMLSYFVQEQRQEEVKVLVATSGDTGSAVANGFLGVKGIRVFVLYPSGKVSDIQEAQFTTLGKNIVALEIDGTFDDCQALVKSAFMDEELNLQMNLTSANSINVARFLPQSFYYFYAYAQLARQGISTDVILSVPSGNLGNLTAGLFAKRMGLPVKRFIAANNRNDVFREYLQSGKYTPRPSVQTIANAMDVGSPSNFERILNLYGHSHEAISKDISGYRFSDEEIQSAIKGVYKGSNYLLDPHGACAYLALKKGRKASEAGIFLATAHPAKFKETVESCIAKEIEIPKGLGAFMKQKKQSYPLPRNFAAFKKALINLS
- a CDS encoding cofactor-independent phosphoglycerate mutase — encoded protein: MKYIIILGDGMADEPVAKLGNRTPLQAAKTPYMDRLAQKGRSGMLDTIPEGMSPGSEIANLSVLGYDVPRVYEGRGVLEAASMGVDILPDEMAMRCNLVTIDNDVLKNHSAGHIPTAEAAELIHFLDDRLGNDRFRFYPGVSYRHLLKIKGGNKNIVCTPPHDVPDKPFYPLLIKPAEEPAQSTADELNRLILASQEILPAHPVNQKRIALGKDPANSIWLWSPGYRPGMQPLNKKYPIQKGAVISAVDLIRGIGVYAGLEVIQVEGATGLYDTNYEGKARAALDALKENDFVFLHIEASDEAGHEGDVDLKVRTIEYLDSRIVKPIFEETSTWDEPVTIAVLPDHPTPCAIRTHTRDAVPFVVYHKGIEPDSVKTYDEFAAKKGVFGLLRGDEFMKNLIL
- the thrA gene encoding bifunctional aspartate kinase/homoserine dehydrogenase I, which encodes MKVMKFGGTSAGTPESMLLVKNIIEAEKEPVIVVVSALGGVTDRLLLAADFALNANPGYQSILEEIIFRHEEMIREMVVSAVDQKELRQKIDPMFEDLRNILRGVYLIGDLSQKTSDKIVSYGERFSSLIVSKIIDGARVYDSTQFIKTTKQFSHHIPDIAYSNELIKQAFLSDPLPKVAIVPGFISSSKEADDITNLGRGGSDYTAAIIAAALNASVLEIWTDVDGFMTADPKIINSAYVIEELSFTEAIELSNFGAKVIYPPTIFPVYHKSIPIRVKNTFKPASEGTLIRNIKPTPNGKIIKGISSINDTALITIQGLGMVGVIGVNKRIFTALADNGISVFLVSQASSENSTSIGVRTQDAPLSQKVLSKEFAKEIERGSINEIIVEYDLATIAVVGQNMKHVPGVAGKFFGTLGRGGISVVALAQGASETNISCVIAKTNLKKALNIIHDSFFLSPYQELNLFVIGTGTVGSKLLAQIKQQKHILEEQNKLKINIVGIANGRKALFSRDGISLENYFENLMSRGVKSSPQLIRDEILKMNIFNSVFVDCTASQAISELYESLISRNISVVTANKIAASSDYKNYHHLKETARKTGTKFLFETNVGAGLPIINTMNSLTNSGDKIVKLQAVLSGTLNFIFNTLSEDVPFSKAIKMAVDAQFAEPDPRIDLSGLDVTRKLVILSREAGAQVEQENVQKHLFIPQKYFESTLDEFWSTIPEMDEAFENRRKKLDKEGKKLRFIATYDNGLCEVGLHEVEKGHPFYDLEGSNNIIMITTERYNEYPMVIKGYGAGASVTAAGVFSDIISIANIR
- a CDS encoding FAD-dependent oxidoreductase, which translates into the protein MRLLLTNIILAFFIVTSFGQKTKSYDVVVYGGTSAGIASAIQSSRMGKSVVLIEPGKRLGGLTTGGLGQTDIGNKHVVGGISREFYQNIGKYYQIPENWKWQERSDYVDEGQTRTEKGEDAMWTFEPSAALKVYHQMLSHEKVDIVYGERLNRETGVIKKEGRIVSIEMENGKRYTGKMFIDATYEGDLMAAAKVSYSVGRESNNEYGETLNGIQANRINRTLKWTLSRNAHNHNFIDAVDPYVVKGDPSSGLLPYIVEGGKPGIDGQGDKGIQAYCFRMTLTDHPENRIPFKKPDNYKEINYELLFRNYEAATGPIEEMYTYGDKLVPWINSPMPNRKTDTNNQKGFSTDFIGQNYDYPEASYEEREKIVQAHRDYQQGLMWTLAYHPRIPQKVRDAVSKWGTCKDEYEKGSNGWQEQLYIREARRMKSEYVMTQKNCERIEVVEDPVGMGAYGMDSHHVKRHVDANGFVQNEGNVEAHVPNPYPISYRSIVPKKDECENLLVPVCLSATHIAFGSIRMEPVFMVLGQSAATAACQAIDQRKAVQDIDYTLLKEKLLNDKLILEIE